Part of the Podospora pseudopauciseta strain CBS 411.78 chromosome 7 map unlocalized CBS411.78m_7.2, whole genome shotgun sequence genome, AGTGGAAACCCTTCCCGGAGCTGCCGCCAACACTCCCCTCGACCTCAACAGAGGACTGTCATGGCTCAACGTGGTCAAAGCATGGATGGCAGAGCCAGGTGTCGTCGTTCACGAGTTTGGGCATGCCCTGACCTACTCGGCCGGGTGGTGGATCGACCAGTACCGCACCGGTGCTTGGTGGGAGACCGTCGCCAATTTCGTGGCGGATACCTACCTCACCTCTCCTCACTGCGCCCCAGCACGGGCAAAGTACAACCAACCTGAAGGCAACACCATAGTTGAACTCAAAAAGGTTATTGGCGACTCATATCAGGTCATCGTCGACGGCACAGTCGACACAGCCAACCACTACCAggccttccccttcctgaCCTACCTCCACAGCAACCCTGATCAGATTCAGGGACTGGGCACCAGCATCTTCCCCGGGGTCTGGACACAGTACAAGCGATACAGCGATGAGACACCGCTTCATGTGCTTGAACGCCTCATCGCACCTGGTGGCACGAAGATCCAGACTGTGGTGGCAAAATACTGGGCTCGGATGGCCTTTGTGgacatcaaccaccccaagGCTCAAGCCATGTGGAGGAGCCAGAGGTCACAGATCAACTACGGCAATCTGGATAATCAGGGGAATGGGCGATATAGAGTCAAAAGTGCGAGACGGCCTAGATATATGGGTGCGAACATCACCCCGCTCAAGACCAATGGGGCGGTGAACGTCAGTGTCACTGTGACGATTTCTGGTGCGGGGAAGTTGACGTCTTTCCTTGCGGTGAGACAGACGAGCGGGGCTGTGAGATATGTTGAGTTGGTCAATAGTAGTGGGAATGTTTCGGTTGGAAATGGAGAGGAGGCCATGCTTGTTGTGGTCAATACTCCGGCGAATCTGGTGCTGTTTGACCCGTTCAAGTTGACAGCAGAGACAAATACCGGGGTTGACTATACCGTTCAGATCTCAGGAGCTACGGTTTAGGCCTATCGGAACAACATTCAGGCACCCGGTCGACAAGGCAGCATGTGCGTCGTGTACATATGTTATTCGAATCGTTTTTTACCCATCTTGCATCCCTGATGTGCTTGGTGTAGGCACCATTGGCCTTACACTCTGTGGCCTTGCAAATTCTTTGGAAGCTTTCTATCTACCGGCTTTATCACTCTGGACAAATACCCTGCTGGCACACAATTTCGCGGGTAAAAGAGCATCAGCCTTCGGCTAAGCTGTGGGTGCACGTAGCTGAACTCCGCACTTTCATGGTGCTTATATGTGCAACCCGGTATGCCAAGCAGACACAATGTCTTTGCATTGAAGACCTGGCTCTTGAAACAGACAGCTGTGACCTGGAAAGACAACATCAGCAGTCTTTAGCAGGACATGGGCCTAACATACCAACTGTGGCTCGCCGTAGCCCTAATCAGCTCAACAATagcccaaccacctccctcaaccacaaccacctaccccaccaccatcacaacgGCCCTCACAACAACCtacaccaacccctccaccccatccgccaccaccatcgaccaCATCACCCTCCTAGACCCCTGGCCTGTCTCTCCCGACTTCGAATCCATCTTCCCCTACCCCCTCACCCAAACCGAAATTCTCTCCCGCACTATCatccactccccctcctcaacctccatctccccgcCCACCAGCACAACCCTCACCTGGTCCCTATGGGCAGTCCAAGCGTTTGACATGTCCCCTTATGTCCCCCCCATCTGCCCCGGTccagaaggggaagaaggctgTGCATACGGGAGCATCAAGCCTCATTATCGATGCGAGGAGTTGGGACTAGAGACGAGGTGTGCGAGGCAGTGCGAGTTGAAGGATTGGATTTGGTGGTGTAGGCTGCCGAGGAATGATGGAAAGGACTCGTTGAATGGAGGTTTGGGTGGTGCGCcggtggggagggtttgCGCGGATAGGGTGGATGGtcgggggggagaggggggaggcggggggtTGGCTTGGGTGCCGTTGGTGGAACCTTGTGATCATACTGATTTCAAGGTTGGGTGTAAGGTTTgtcgggaggaggaggaggaggaagggcgGGTGGAGTGGAGGGGCTGATGGGAGTTAGGTTGTTTGTCTCGCATGGTGGATGGAAAGTATTGAAAGGAAGGTTTCTCGGCGGCACCGATCGGCTGAGGGACTTTTGGGCATCGGGCCGAGTGCTGTCTGTGTAAATTGTTCAATCTTGTTTTCTGGTTGCGCTAAGCAGTTGGACAGATAGATTGTTCGGTTTGGGACTCGGGCAGAGCTGAAGGTGAATGTGGCATTGCTGTTACACCCTAGAACTTTTGGCAGCCGGTAAATGAGACACTGTCTGACAAGGCTGAAACAAATTTCAACTTACCTTAATACCTGATCCCTCCCTCCTGTCCGAGCTGTCCGAAACATGGTCCATAGTCACTATGCAGAGCTTTTGTGTGCCTACCTGAACTTGAGCACCTGGTAGGCGATTTTCAGAGCCCAGCTTGGCCCACGATAGGCAGTCTGAGCGAGACAGTCTTCAAGTACTTATCTACTGCATCAATACACTGGTAGGTACTGTCTCGGGCTGTCACCGGAGTGTGGCAACAaattggggttggtgggctGTATAAGAGCAGGTCAGACTTTCTGGCATCCAAGAACCGCAGAGCATAACTTCACCCACAAATTCTTGCAAGATTTTGATAAAAAATGCTCAGGCTACTGCTGATCTACCTGGCGTATTGCGCCTTGAATGTCTTCTCTGCACCTCCTTCATCTGCAGATCATCGAACGAACCATCAGAGCCAGTCCCAAGTCCTTAAACTTGGTGATGACAAACCTTGTACTTGGGATGATACCTTCGGTGAAGTAGATTGGTAAGAGACTTCAGCTTATCCATACTCACCTTCTGCGCTCCTACTGATACCAGTCCAACCCAGCGGGTCATTCACCATCACGTTTGGCGACGGTAGTTTCCTGGGCTGGAAACTCTACACCACCCTTCGCCTCTCAAACTTCTCGGTTCACTTCGATCTCAACTGCACACACATGGGTGACGTTTGGACAACTGCTCCAAATGCCCCTGGGCTCCCCTACGTAATCTCGATTCACGGCGGTAACGGGTGCATCTCAACGGACTTCTGGTGGACCGATTGGGACAACCTCTGGATCAAGTATGCAAATCAGTGGGTCGATGTGGCCAGCGATTCAAGATGCACAAGTGTGTATTGGAATagaaaggggaggagatgcGTTATTGAGACCAGACCCGCTGATCCACAACCCAAATCTGGTGTGGAAGTTGGTGGGGCAACAGTCAGGGGCTAGGGGGACTTGGTGGAGTCGGTAGCCATGTTCACAATTTGATGTCCCAACGATTAGGCACGTTGTTGATCACGTTTTGCGTGTTCTTTTAACTTACACTTTCTCTATATACTTGTTCTGATGAAACCGAAAAGGTCACGAATGTATCTATGTATCTACTCTAATTGTGAGCCGGCAATCTATGTGCAAACTTTTTACAAAAAGAAACCCTCCCTCAAGTCCCATGGTAAGCAAAGAACATGTTGGCAGCACCAGCTGGCAGCACAATGGGTGCCACGCCTGACCCTGCCACCTTGGTGTTTGGCCTTTTCCTGCCTTCCTCCCGACTCCCAGGCCCTGGTTGGAAAAGAGAAACCAGTGGATTCTGTCcctctaccaccaccaccttcactgCGTAGCCACCCTCCACCTTGCC contains:
- a CDS encoding uncharacterized protein (EggNog:ENOG503NZF9) produces the protein MKVLTQAIFLSGASTLVDALPSAGLVSPRAPPAEFTANPNVGPGGTRWKDSPHFRIYGATDNAVADRTIAMLEAAYTCFVNDLGWRSPGLSYKQDHDNGPWHKLNVYQVETLPGAAANTPLDLNRGLSWLNVVKAWMAEPGVVVHEFGHALTYSAGWWIDQYRTGAWWETVANFVADTYLTSPHCAPARAKYNQPEGNTIVELKKVIGDSYQVIVDGTVDTANHYQAFPFLTYLHSNPDQIQGLGTSIFPGVWTQYKRYSDETPLHVLERLIAPGGTKIQTVVAKYWARMAFVDINHPKAQAMWRSQRSQINYGNLDNQGNGRYRVKSARRPRYMGANITPLKTNGAVNVSVTVTISGAGKLTSFLAVRQTSGAVRYVELVNSSGNVSVGNGEEAMLVVVNTPANLVLFDPFKLTAETNTGVDYTVQISGATV
- a CDS encoding uncharacterized protein (EggNog:ENOG503Q05V); the encoded protein is MGLTYQLWLAVALISSTIAQPPPSTTTTYPTTITTALTTTYTNPSTPSATTIDHITLLDPWPVSPDFESIFPYPLTQTEILSRTIIHSPSSTSISPPTSTTLTWSLWAVQAFDMSPYVPPICPGPEGEEGCAYGSIKPHYRCEELGLETRCARQCELKDWIWWCRLPRNDGKDSLNGGLGGAPVGRVCADRVDGRGGEGGGGGLAWVPLVEPCDHTDFKVGCKVCREEEEEEGRVEWRG
- a CDS encoding uncharacterized protein (EggNog:ENOG503PIA6), translating into MLRLLLIYLAYCALNVFSAPPSSADHRTNHQSQSQVLKLGDDKPCTWDDTFGEVDCGSFTITFGDGSFLGWKLYTTLRLSNFSVHFDLNCTHMGDVWTTAPNAPGLPYVISIHGGNGCISTDFWWTDWDNLWIKYANQWVDVASDSRCTSVYWNRKGRRCVIETRPADPQPKSGVEVGGATVRG